The Novipirellula artificiosorum genome contains a region encoding:
- the cmoB gene encoding tRNA 5-methoxyuridine(34)/uridine 5-oxyacetic acid(34) synthase CmoB: MTLFDRNALYELLRKRDGSCCADEIRSLCEDRFFPAKHGNLDKWKRAWKQLPDGPDVTLDSRGDVVKVLGNCSETQREDLRETLKMFHPWRKGPFEVLGIPIDTEWRSNWKWDRIGSAIDLRGQSVLDVGCGNGYYGWKMLEAGAEWVLGCDPYLLYVMQFEVIRRFAPMPERHFVVPLTDTELPKSLGAFDTTFSMGVLYHRTSPIDHLQTLAETLRPGGQLVLETLVVDSCKPEVLVPTGRYAKMRNVWFIPSVPMLSCWLTRCGYVDVQCIDITLTTSDEQRRTDWMTFESLADFLDPDDASRTVEGHPAPLRAIVTATKR; the protein is encoded by the coding sequence ATGACCTTATTCGACCGCAACGCCTTGTACGAGCTGCTCCGAAAACGTGACGGGTCGTGCTGCGCGGATGAAATTCGATCGCTATGTGAAGATCGTTTTTTCCCAGCAAAGCATGGTAACCTGGACAAGTGGAAGCGAGCATGGAAACAGCTTCCCGACGGTCCCGATGTAACCCTCGACTCCCGCGGCGATGTCGTCAAGGTCCTCGGCAACTGTAGCGAAACGCAACGTGAAGACCTGCGAGAAACGCTCAAAATGTTTCATCCTTGGCGGAAAGGCCCCTTCGAGGTCTTGGGGATACCCATCGATACAGAATGGCGATCGAATTGGAAATGGGACCGTATCGGCTCGGCGATCGATTTGCGGGGTCAGTCGGTTTTGGACGTCGGATGCGGCAATGGTTACTACGGCTGGAAAATGCTCGAGGCTGGAGCCGAATGGGTCCTCGGCTGCGACCCCTATTTGCTCTACGTGATGCAATTCGAAGTGATCCGTCGGTTCGCACCGATGCCGGAACGGCATTTTGTCGTTCCCTTGACCGATACCGAGTTACCCAAATCGCTCGGCGCTTTCGATACGACGTTTTCCATGGGCGTGCTGTATCACCGGACCAGTCCCATTGATCATTTGCAGACGCTTGCGGAAACCCTACGCCCGGGCGGCCAATTGGTGCTCGAAACGTTGGTGGTGGATTCCTGCAAACCCGAAGTCCTCGTCCCGACCGGTCGCTATGCAAAGATGCGTAATGTCTGGTTCATCCCGTCGGTGCCCATGTTAAGCTGCTGGTTGACGCGGTGCGGTTACGTCGATGTCCAATGCATCGATATCACCCTAACGACGTCCGACGAGCAACGTCGGACGGACTGGATGACCTTTGAATCCCTTGCGGATTTCTTAGACCCGGACGATGCTTCCCGTACCGTCGAAGGCCATCCCGCGCCGCTGCGAGCCATCGTGACCGCAACAAAACGGTAA